In the Leifsonia sp. 466MF genome, one interval contains:
- a CDS encoding helix-turn-helix transcriptional regulator, whose amino-acid sequence MIDRIGLAEFLRTRRDLLQPEDVGLPRGSRRRTSGLRREEVAALAHMSVDYYARLERERGPQPSEQMLASIAQGLHLSHAERDHLFRLAGHTPPAQGSESEHVSPGLLRVLDRLDDTPAEIVTEVGETLRQSRMGVALTGDTASLRGPERSLGVRWFTDPGSRSLYAPRDHDFLSRMFASGLREVVTARGPGSRAAALADYVLDRSAEFRTLWAAHEVGLRPKEVKHFTHPEVGELELHCQQLVDPGHAHSLLVYTAIPGSESAEKLRLLSVIGDQTLQGGLTRTQPQG is encoded by the coding sequence GTGATCGACCGTATCGGACTCGCCGAATTCCTCCGGACCCGGCGCGACCTGCTCCAGCCGGAGGACGTGGGCCTCCCGCGCGGCAGCCGCCGCCGCACGTCCGGGCTGCGGCGCGAGGAGGTGGCCGCCCTGGCGCACATGTCGGTCGACTACTACGCCCGGCTGGAGCGGGAGCGAGGTCCCCAGCCGTCCGAGCAGATGCTCGCCTCGATCGCTCAGGGGCTGCATCTCTCCCACGCGGAGCGCGATCACCTGTTCCGTCTCGCCGGCCACACCCCGCCCGCGCAGGGCTCGGAGAGCGAGCACGTGAGCCCCGGCCTGCTGCGCGTGCTCGATCGGCTCGACGACACCCCGGCCGAGATCGTGACCGAAGTGGGAGAGACGCTGCGGCAGAGCAGGATGGGCGTGGCCTTGACCGGCGATACGGCGTCGCTCCGCGGGCCGGAGCGCAGCCTGGGAGTGCGATGGTTCACCGACCCGGGTTCGCGCAGCCTGTACGCCCCTCGCGACCACGACTTCCTGAGCCGGATGTTCGCCTCCGGCCTGCGCGAGGTCGTGACAGCGCGCGGTCCCGGCTCGCGGGCGGCCGCTCTGGCGGACTACGTCCTCGACCGCAGTGCCGAGTTCCGGACGCTCTGGGCGGCGCACGAGGTCGGGCTCCGGCCGAAGGAGGTCAAGCATTTCACTCACCCGGAGGTCGGGGAACTCGAACTGCATTGCCAGCAGCTCGTCGACCCGGGTCACGCGCACTCGCTGCTCGTCTACACAGCGATACCCGGCAGCGAGTCCGCGGAGAAGCTGCGCCTGCTGTCGGTGATCGGAGACCAGACCCTCCAGGGCGGGCTGACCCGCACTCAGCCCCAGGGCTGA
- a CDS encoding SDR family oxidoreductase, with protein MARTIDIDIPPLTGRRAVVTGASDGMGTIIAARLAQAGAEVVMPVRDRAKGAAVADRIRSTVPDARLVLRDLDLASLDSVAAFGEGMRADGQPVHILINNAGLMTPPERRTTVDGFELQWGTNHLGHVALVGALFPLLQEARARVTSQVSVVARSGAIDWHDLGAERPYRAQAAYRSSKIALGLFGLELDRRSAAAGWGISSNLAHPGVAPTNLLAAQPGYGRAADTGAVRMIRWLSARGLLVGTPETAALPALLAATGPHAEGGRMYGPSGPGHLGGAPAEQTPYPPLRDAAEAARVWEVSEQQAGISLPV; from the coding sequence GTGGCACGCACGATCGACATCGACATCCCCCCGCTCACCGGCAGACGGGCCGTCGTCACCGGGGCCAGCGACGGCATGGGGACGATCATCGCGGCACGGCTTGCGCAGGCGGGCGCGGAGGTCGTCATGCCGGTGCGCGACCGAGCCAAGGGAGCTGCAGTTGCGGATCGGATCCGCTCCACCGTCCCGGACGCGCGGCTGGTGCTTCGTGACCTCGACCTGGCCTCGCTCGACTCGGTCGCCGCGTTCGGCGAGGGGATGCGAGCGGACGGGCAGCCGGTCCACATCCTCATCAACAACGCCGGGCTGATGACGCCTCCGGAGCGCCGCACCACCGTCGACGGCTTCGAGCTGCAGTGGGGCACCAACCACCTCGGCCACGTCGCGCTCGTGGGAGCCCTCTTCCCGCTGCTCCAGGAGGCGCGGGCGCGGGTCACATCGCAGGTGAGCGTCGTCGCGAGGAGCGGCGCGATCGACTGGCACGACCTCGGCGCCGAGCGGCCGTATCGCGCCCAAGCGGCATACCGTTCCTCGAAGATCGCGCTCGGCCTGTTCGGGCTGGAGCTCGATCGGCGGAGCGCGGCGGCCGGATGGGGCATCAGCAGCAACCTCGCGCATCCCGGGGTCGCTCCCACCAACCTGCTCGCAGCGCAGCCGGGGTACGGGCGCGCGGCGGACACCGGGGCGGTCCGCATGATCCGCTGGCTGTCCGCCCGCGGCCTCCTGGTCGGCACCCCGGAGACGGCCGCGCTTCCCGCGCTGCTCGCGGCGACGGGGCCGCATGCGGAAGGAGGCAGGATGTACGGCCCGAGCGGACCCGGGCACCTGGGGGGTGCTCCGGCGGAGCAGACACCGTATCCGCCGCTCCGCGATGCCGCGGAGGCCGCCCGGGTGTGGGAGGTCTCCGAGCAGCAGGCGGGCATCTCCCTCCCGGTTTGA
- the rplM gene encoding 50S ribosomal protein L13, whose protein sequence is MTRTYSPKADEIQRDWVVIDATDVVLGRLASHTAALLRGKHKPTFAPHMDSGDFVIIVNADKVALTGQKALQKKAYRHSGYPGGLKATTYSELLEKNPVRAVEKAVRGMLPKNSIGRAQLRKLKVYTGSEHPHAAQQPKPYTLGQVAQ, encoded by the coding sequence GTGACGCGCACCTATTCCCCGAAGGCAGACGAGATCCAGCGCGACTGGGTCGTCATCGACGCGACCGATGTCGTGCTCGGCCGTCTCGCCAGCCACACCGCCGCCCTCCTCCGCGGCAAGCACAAGCCGACCTTCGCCCCGCACATGGACAGCGGTGACTTCGTCATCATCGTCAACGCCGACAAGGTCGCGCTGACCGGTCAGAAGGCTCTGCAGAAGAAGGCCTACCGCCACTCGGGCTACCCGGGCGGACTGAAGGCGACCACGTACTCGGAGCTCCTCGAGAAGAACCCGGTGCGCGCCGTCGAGAAGGCCGTCCGCGGAATGCTGCCGAAGAACTCCATCGGCCGCGCCCAGCTCCGCAAGCTGAAGGTCTACACCGGAAGCGAGCACCCGCACGCCGCCCAGCAGCCGAAGCCGTACACGCTCGGCCAGGTCGCCCAGTAA